The sequence GCTCAGCTTGGGAAAAACGTCCTAAAGGCGTAGACAAAGGCATGATAGAAATTTTGATGAAGTTGATGACGGAGAGTGCCTATAATGTTTACCGGAAAACTCCCAAAACTTGGACCAAATTTGTTATTTGTGAAGTAATGAGAAATCAATTTGTAGAGAAATTAGATTTAAGCGTTGATGAATATAAATTGATTGTCCCTGCAATGTCTTCAATGTTAGATTATCTTGGTAAAAGAGCATTACTTAATTCTAAGAAAGTCGAAAATTATAAAAGGTATTTAGCGGCTGGTGAAGCTGACATGTTAGAAGCGGCTAAGGACCCAGGAAATTATGGCGCCAGCAAGTTGATTTATCAAGAAATGCAACGCCGTGGGCTTGATATTAACAATAGAGCTGAAGTTGAAAAGTTTATTCAAGAAGTAAATGATAATGGTGGAATCGATAGTCTTTTGCCAAAAGAAATAGTTGATAAGCATAACTTTACTGAAGAAGAAATGCGTTTTGTTTTGAATCATCCTGAACATCTGGATAGTATCATTGATAGGTTTTCAGTTGGTTTGGAAGAGATTGCAGATGAGCATATTAGTGTACACAACAATCATCGTTGGAGCAGAAAGCAATTTGAACGAATTGAGCGTAATGGTATAAAAGATGGCATAAAAGTATGGCTTGATAAGGACAAATATAAACTACCTAAATATTTGAAAGCTATTGATGCTATGGCATACGTCGTTTCACTAGAAACAAGAATATATGCAAGAACTTTAGAAATACCGAAAAATTGGTCGATAGAAACTTGGCAAATGATTGCTGGTTCCTTTGATTCTGGAATGGTAAAAGAAAAAACCATCGTAAAAGCGCTAGTTCAATTTAAAGCAGATGAAAGAGTTATTGATCAAATGTTGGCAAATCAGATTTTGAATCTTTTTGCCAAAATATAGGTATACATTAGATGTATACTACTATGTTATTTTAGTAATTTTTTAATCATGAATTACGTCTTATACTAGTCATAACGAATAAACAAGAAGAGGTAATTATATGACAAACATTCCTACATTCAAATTAAACGATGGCACAGAAATTCCATCATTTGGTTTCGGAGTTTTCCAAATTCCTGCAGACGGAACTACTTATAAGGCAGTTAGCGATGCTTTGAAACTCGGCTATCGTCACATTGATACAGCGGTCGCATACTTCAATGAACAAGAAGTCGGCAAAGCTATCAAAGACAGTGGCATTCCTCGTGACCAAATTTGGGTAACTTCAAAAATGTGGCTCCAAGATTATGCCTATGAAGATGCTAAAAAGGCGATTGATCTTTCACTTAAAAAATTAGGTTTAGACTATATTGATTTATACTTGATTCACCAACCATACGGCAAAGTTGACGAAGCTTGGAAAGCTATGGAAGAGGCTAAAAAAGCTGGCAAGATTCGTTCAATTGGTGTTTCTAACATGACTCCTAAGATTTGGAATAAATTTGTGCCTAAGTTTGCGACAATGCCTAGTGTTAACCAAGTTCAATTTGACCCATATTTCCAACAAAAGGAACTACGTCAAATTATGGCTAAAGCACACGTAACTCTAGAAGCCTGGGGTCCACTTGGCCAAGGTAGTAAGGAATTGTTCAGCGAACCATTGTTGAATGACCTAGCTAAGAAATACGGTAAAGATGTTGGACAAATTATCCTACGTTTCGAACATCAAGAAGGTGTGATCGTTTTTCCTAAGTCAGTTCACGAAGCAAGAATTAAATCTAACAAAGATATCTTTGATTTTGAATTGACTTCAGATGAAATGGATTCAATCAGAGCCTTGGACCGTAATGGTAAAGGCATGCACAATCCTGATGCACCTGGTGTTGAAGATATGTTGTTGAATGCTTTTG comes from Companilactobacillus pabuli and encodes:
- a CDS encoding aldo/keto reductase yields the protein MTNIPTFKLNDGTEIPSFGFGVFQIPADGTTYKAVSDALKLGYRHIDTAVAYFNEQEVGKAIKDSGIPRDQIWVTSKMWLQDYAYEDAKKAIDLSLKKLGLDYIDLYLIHQPYGKVDEAWKAMEEAKKAGKIRSIGVSNMTPKIWNKFVPKFATMPSVNQVQFDPYFQQKELRQIMAKAHVTLEAWGPLGQGSKELFSEPLLNDLAKKYGKDVGQIILRFEHQEGVIVFPKSVHEARIKSNKDIFDFELTSDEMDSIRALDRNGKGMHNPDAPGVEDMLLNAFDVHAND